Proteins encoded in a region of the Megalops cyprinoides isolate fMegCyp1 chromosome 3, fMegCyp1.pri, whole genome shotgun sequence genome:
- the her1 gene encoding hairy-related 1, with translation MTARALKPMVEKKRRDRINQSLDELRTLLLSNTLDTRLQNPKLEKAEILELTVEYIRKRTKRGDAVTHAQPSLSGPLAQSSQQKPPVEPSSEQALPVPNPLYMAGFQQCVSRLASFMDCVNPSKRDSFLQGLKHYLEPQSPHTLEDTQQLFPTAEVAFYRDSVQSGGQSSALGHPGHSRPDSISYTHTPLSLYQKSVVLHHPPTSQSLTHPYLSPPYSLSPPPSPSYTSSSLPLSTPPPYLSVPCHFPFPPNISPLSCDSSSSVPCTSPQPTPAPPSQCPSVPFLGAPPLPSTSPPTPHRPSAPAVFSPAKRGQRGALRRSLFHSPTQPIWRPWS, from the exons ATGACCGCAAGG GCCCTGAAGCCAATggtagagaaaaaaagaagagacaggATAAACCAGAGCTTGGATGAGCTGAGAACATTGCTGCTGAGCAACACGCTGGACACG AGGCTGCAGAACCCAAAGCTGGAGAAAGCTGAGATCCTGGAGCTCACTGTGGAGTACATCAGGAAAAGAACAAAGAGAGGAG atgCAGTGACGCACGCTCAGCCCAGCCTTAGTGGACCGCTAGCTCAGAGCTCTCAGCAGAAACCCCCTGTGGAGCCCAGTTCTGAGCAGGCACTCCCAGTTCCCAACCCCCTCTACATGGCAGGGTTCCAGCAGTGTGTCTCCCGCCTTGCTAGCTTCATGGACTGCGTCAACCCGTCCAAGAGGGATAGCTTTCTCCAGGGCCTGAAGCACTACCTGGAGCCCCAGAGCCCCCACACCCTAGAGGACACACAGCAGCTATTCCCCACCGCAGAGGTGGCGTTTTACCGGGACAGTGTGCAGAGTGGAGGCCAAAGCTCTGCACTGGGACATCCTGGCCACAGCAGACCAGACTCCAtctcatacactcacacccccctctctctgtaccaAAAATCTGTGGTGctgcaccacccccccaccagccaGTCCCTCACACATCCCTACCTTTCACCGCCTTATTCTCTTTctccgcccccctctccctcttacaCCAGCTCCTCCCTTCCCCTCAGCACCCCTCCTCCATACCTCTCTGTCCCCTGCCACTTCCCCTTCCCTCCCAacatctcccctctctcatgTGATTCGTCCTCCTCTGTGCCCTGTACCTCCCCTCAGCCAACACCGGCCCCCCCCAGCCAATGTCCCTCAGTCCCTTTCCTCGGAGCCCCGCCCCTTCCTTCAACTAGCCCACCCACCCCTCATCGCCCCTCAGCCCCTGCAGTATTCTCTCCCGCcaagagagggcagaggggagcTCTGAGGCGATCATTATTTCATTCCCCAACCCAGCCAATCTGGAGGCCTTGGTCTTGA
- the mepce gene encoding 7SK snRNA methylphosphate capping enzyme, producing the protein MIEMSVDKETVLPQDGRAQPSIHTPPPLSECTRTCNNAPKAAGAAVATSANSDGPPTCVGAAFAGSVVLAEQPTHTANLASRGSQAESVGQEARTDGNPPRPKNGLQQPPQKQPPQPQQLRLNKRRNTMSMGFKHPGSGKRRRRANSESDPVLPTNFLLGGNIFDPLNLNSLLDEEVNRAINAETPKSSPLPAKSRDPVEILIPRDITDPLNLNSSGADACILVSPLRTGGRRRHRNRHHGGGGAAAAMQIDTSESERGKASEQCAVATAGGALPLAPPSASGAAGAIPEAPREGAVLLDPKLVQQSLCPSDMNTSSSCRDEAAPSALPKGSTSQPPARVSADPRPAGPPPAPATPRQRKRRRASSRSEFVPGAPGKGQGHPQVLPGQVGGGASGQPQLQNRRRQQQQQQQTKFQYGNYNKYYGYRNPGRSEDPRLRVMRPEWFRGKDVLDLGCNTGHLTLSIAQNWRPARIVGLDIDGGLVHAARQNVRHYLSDLQAQEARRAPGRTPGGDGADGQEARRKEAGEERVARGGSCGAGEETQRPEGGGDKMDDGREMRRKQGEEVPVEMEAVPVETEESRCAEEGHGANRTAEVESPADSRPPPVGSNGESHPFPVSLRISRGPIAAPPLPDTPPLPLGDFPANVSFVKGNYVLQSDALLQTQQPEYDVILCLSVTKWVHLNWGDEGLQRLFRRVYRHLRPGGLFILEPQSWASYSKRKKLTDTIYKNYYNIRFKPDQFSSYLTSEVGFSGYELIGTPNSSSRGFQRPIYLFRKGPSCSRK; encoded by the exons ATGATAGAGATGTCGGTTGACAAAGAGACTGTTTTACCGCAGGACGGGCGAGCACAGCCCTCGATACACACGCCGCCGCCACTCTCAGAATGTACCAGAACCTGCAACAATGCGCCCAAAGCCGCAGGCGCCGCTGTGGCCACCTCTGCTAACTCCGATGGTCCCCCGACCTGCGTCGGGGCAGCGTTTGCGGGCAGCGTGGTTCTGGCGGAACAGCCCACCCACACCGCCAACTTGGCCAGCCGCGGTAGCCAGGCCGAGAGTGTGGGGCAGGAGGCCAGGACGGACGGCAACCCCCCCAGGCCCAAAAACGGACTGCAGCAGCCCCCGCAAAAGCAGCCGCCTCAACCGCAGCAGCTGCGACTGAACAAGAGGCGCAACACCATGAGCATGGGCTTCAAGCACCCGGGCTCCGGCAAGAGGCGGCGGCGGGCCAACTCCGAGAGCGACCCGGTCCTGCCCACCAACTTCCTGCTGGGCGGGAACATTTTTGACCCGCTGAACCTTAACAGCCTGTTGGACGAGGAGGTGAACCGGGCAATCAACGCCGAGACGCCCAAGTCCTCGCCCCTGCCTGCCAAGAGCCGCGACCCCGTGGAGATCCTCATCCCTAGGGACATCACGGACCCCCTCAACCTGAACAGCAGCGGGGCGGACGCCTGCATCCTGGTGTCGCCCCTGCGGACCGGGGGCAGGCGCAGGCACCGCAACCGACACCACGGCGGGGGCGGAGCGGCCGCCGCCATGCAGATTGACACCTCGGAGTCGGAGAGAGGGAAGGCCAGCGAGCAGTGCGCGGTGGCCACCGCGGGAGGAGCCCTGCCTTTGGCGCCGCCTTCAGCGTCCGGTGCTGCAGGTGCAATCCCGGAGGCCCCCAGAGAGGGCGCCGTGCTGCTGGACCCGAAGCTGGTCCAGCAGTCCCTGTGCCCTTCTGATATGaacacctccagcagctgccGGGACGAGGCGGCGCCGTCTGCGCTCCCCAAAGGCTCCACCTCTCAGCCTCCAGCGCGTGTTTCTGCGGACCCCAGGCCCGCGGGcccaccccctgccccagcCACGCCCCGCCAGCGCAAACGCAGGCGTGCCTCCAGCAGGTCCGAATTCGTACCTGGCGCTCCTGGGAAGGGGCAGGGCCACCCCCAGGTGCTCCCGGGGCAAGTCGGGGGCGGGGCCTCGGGGCAGCCGCAGCTGCAGAACCGCCgccgccagcagcagcagcagcagcagacgaAGTTCCAGTACGGAAACTACAACAAGTACTACGGCTACCGCAACCCCGGGCGCAGCGAGGACCCGCGGCTGCGCGTGATGAGGCCCGAGTGGTTCCGGGGCAAAGACGTGCTGGACCTGGGCTGCAACACGGGCCACCTGACCCTCTCCATCGCCCAGAACTGGCGCCCCGCCCGCATTGTGGGGCTGGACATCGACGGCGGCCTGGTGCACGCTGCCCGGCAGAACGTGCGGCACTACCTGTCGGACCTGCAGGCTCAGGAGGCGCGGCGCGCTCCGGGGAGAACGCCCGGGGGAGACGGGGCTGACGGACAGGAGGCGCGGAGGAAGGAggcgggagaggagagggtggctCGGGGGGGCTCGTGTGGAGCGGGAGAAGAAACCCAGAGACCCGAAGGGGGCGGGGACAAGATGGATGATGGACGGGAAATGAGACGTAAACAGGGGGAGGAAGTTCCCGTGGAGATGGAGGCCGTTCCTGTGGAAACTGAGGAGAGCAGATGTGCAGAGGAAGGTCACGGGGCGAATAGGACAGCAGAGGTTGAAAGTCCTGCGGACTCCAGGCCGCCCCCTGTTGGCTCGAATGGGGAAAGCCACCCTTTCCCTGTGTCCTTGCGGATCTCCAGAGGCCCCATAGCTGCACCCCCACTCCCAGACACGCCTCCTTTGCCCCTCGGAGACTTCCCTGCTAATGTCTCATTCGTTAAG GGGAACTATGTGCTGCAGAGTGACGCCCTGCTGCAGACCCAGCAGCCCGAGTACGACGTGATCCTGTGCCTCAGCGTCACCAAGTGGGTGCACCTGAACTGGGGCGACGAGGGGCTCCAGCGCCTCTTCAGGAGGGTCTACAGGCACCTGCGCCCCGGAGGACTCTTCATTCTGGAGCCACAGTCCTGGGCCTCCTACAGCAAGAGGAAGAAGCTCACT GACACCATCTATAAGAACTACTACAACATCCGCTTCAAACCGGATCAGTTTAGTTCCTACCTGACATCAGAGGTGGGCTTCTCCGGCTATGAGCTCATTGGCACGCCCAACAGCTCCTCCAGAG GATTTCAGAGACCAATTTACCTGTTTCGCAAAGGGCCCTCTTGCTCCAGGAAGTGA